The genomic region CCAGTCCTATAATTATCAAACCATTGGGTATTACGTCTCTTTGTTAGCACAGGCAAGAGATCACAAGGCAATCCCTTCCGCTTTAAACATTCAAGATGTTTTGAGTGCCAGTTTATCAAAGCAAATATCCCAGGAAATTGAAGAAGAAATACAACACAGTTTAAACGACATAAAGGGAAATGAATTTATTCTTAGCCTTTATTTCGGCCAGAACATGGCTAAAAGACATGCGGCTTTAGCAAAGAAGTTACATAGTTTGTTCCCCTTGCCTTTATTACGCTTTACTCTAGAAAAGAAAAAACAGTGGTCTATTAAAAAATTAATTCCCTTATCGCTTTCTGAGCTTCCTCCCCATCATTATGATTTTATGAAACAGGCGGCTGAAAGTTATTTTTCTAAAAAGCGCTTTCATCAATGGCGTAAAAAGCAACGTTTCCATGATTTGGCCATTTTAATAGATCCTGCCGAGCAAAATGCCCCTTCCAATAAGAAAGCTTTGGATTTGTTTGTATCGGTAGGCGAAACCCTGGGTCTTAATGTGGATTTTATTGACAAAAACGACAGCAAATCGATTGGGGAATATGACGCATTATTTATTCGCGCGACGACAGCTGTAGATCATTACACTTATCGCTTTGCCAGGCGGGCAGCCCAAGAAAATCTGGTAGTTATTGATGATCCACAATCGATTGT from Legionella adelaidensis harbors:
- a CDS encoding RimK family protein, whose amino-acid sequence is MLAQARDHKAIPSALNIQDVLSASLSKQISQEIEEEIQHSLNDIKGNEFILSLYFGQNMAKRHAALAKKLHSLFPLPLLRFTLEKKKQWSIKKLIPLSLSELPPHHYDFMKQAAESYFSKKRFHQWRKKQRFHDLAILIDPAEQNAPSNKKALDLFVSVGETLGLNVDFIDKNDSKSIGEYDALFIRATTAVDHYTYRFARRAAQENLVVIDDPQSIVKCTNKVYLAELMRSHQILTPETIFISKFDQALPPINFPCVLKKPDSAFSHGVIKLDDEKELQKSLTQFLKTSDLVLLQPFIPTDYDWRIGILDNKPLFACRYYMAKGHWQIYNWDSVQEKEGLADAVPLDEVPEGVIKTALKATRLIGDGLYGVDIKTHGDKHYVIEVNDNPNIDFGIEDDLLGENLYQQIMAVFLQRIRRKHGYV